ACTCGATGAGGTGGTCTTCGAGTGTGCGGGCTTCGGGATACAAGCAGATGATTTTGAGTAACCCGCGCCGCTCCATCGCCTCGAAATCCATCCCCCAACCGGCGGCGTTGCGAAACAACTGGTCGCGACTCTCTTCGAAGGCAAACAGCAGACAGCGATCGCCGGCTTCGACTCCGCCGGTGACAAAGTGCGATGTCAGAAGCGTTTTGCCAGTGCCCGTTGGCCCCGAAACGAGAATGATCGAATCTCGATAGAATCCACCTCCGCACATGAGGTCGATTTCCGGGGAACCGGAGCTGAGTCGTGCATTCGAGGAGCGTTGCCGGAGTTCCATCGCCGACAATGGCAGAACAATGATCCCATTGTTGGAGGTGATGGTAAACGGAAACTCGCCTTTTTGATGCGAGGTTCCGCGGAGTTTGAGAATTTCGATCGTGCGGCGGCGTTTTTCCATCTCCAATACATTACGCAGCAGCACGACATTGTCGGCCACGAATTCTTCGATTCCGTACCGCGAAAGCGAGCCGTTTTCCTCGACGCGCTCGGAGGTAATCACCGTCGTCACGCCCAGTGCTTTGAACGTGTGGATCACGCGAAAGAGTGCCTGGCGGATCATCTGCGGATTGTGAAATTGGGCGAAAATGCCCGACAGCGAATCGATGGCGACTCGTTTGGCCCCGATTCGGGTGACGGCGTATTCGATTCGGGACAGCAACCCGCCCAAATCGTAGTCGCCGGATTCGATCGGTTCATCATCGACGGCGGGCGAGGCATCCACGAACAACCATTGTTGCGATTGTTCCCAGGCCTCGATTTCCCAGCCGAATCCTTGCATGTTCATCCGCACATCGTGTGGGGATTCCTCGAAGGTGATGAAGACGCCGGGTTGTTGATGCCGGAGGATTCCTTCGGCCAGAAATTGGCAGGCGAAGACGGTTTTCGCACTGCCTGCGGTTCCGGAAATCAGCGTCGCTCGCCCACGGGGCAGTCCACCTTCACTAATCAGGTCAAAGCCCGAGATTCCGGTTGCAATCTTCTCCATGGTGTTCGTCCCGAACAGGTGGTTCCGCGCGGCTCACCCTCATCCCGAGGGCGATTGCGAATCATCCAACGGCTTCAAATCCAATCCCAATAACACTTGTTCGACATCGGAAAGATCACCGATGATGCGGCGGATCGGCTGCGGTAATTCTTTAATGAGCGTGGGGGTGGCCAAGATGCGTTCGAGTTCCGCCACTTGCGGCCGTTCGAGAACATCGATGATTTCAATTGTGTAATCGGGCAGCGCGGTCGATTCACAAATCCGCTTCAGATTCGCAATGGCTCGATGCGAACGAGGCGATTGGCCAGTGACGTACAACTTGAGCAGATACTTACTCATCCGCCGACTCCCGGGTACGGTTCCAATCGGTCCCGACCGACTGCGAGGGGGACGGGAGTAGGGGCTTATCCCGTGGAGCCTGGGCATCGCGCGCCTGAGAATACGCCGTCGATGGACGCGGTGACTGCATCTGTCTCCGATAATAAGATACCATATTCCCCATTAATTCCAGCAGGACGAACCGTGATTCTTCGACAAACGCCTTCATTCGCACCACGGTCAAAATGGGGCGTTTCAATTCCAAGACGGCGGCATGCAACTCAATGACATCGCGTGGCCCGGCATGGAGTTGTCCCAATCGCTCGGCCAATTCACGCAGTGATTCCGACACCCGGTGCGACACGCGAAAAGACTGTTGCTCCAACGCCCGATCGACCATCGCCGCGTATGCCAGCCGCAATTCCGCGAGTTCCGCCACCGACTCGCTTCGCCGATCGGCTTCGACTGGCTCGCGGCTGGCCATGACGCGTCCGGGAGCGGTCGCCAATTCGGTCAGTTGATCGAGTTCGAGACGTAACTGCTGCACCATCAATTCGTTACTGCGAGCGGTTTGTTCGGCTCGTTCGGCGCGGCGGATGGGTCGCAGATCGTACACCACAATGACTAAACCGGCGCTGATCCCCTGCTCTAACAGCGGACTGCAACAATATCCCACCGGAATCGGCCAGCCGTTTCGGGGTGTCAAAAATCCGTTGGAACCGCGTCGCACCGATTGTCGGCTAAGCGTCTCTGCAACCAATTCACGGAGCGTGATGGGGCTTTGCGAATCGACAATCTGAAACGGGAAGCAATCGACGAGCGGTTTGCCGAGCAGCTGTTGATTGGACAGATCGAGAAGGGCTTCGGCGGCTGGGTTGACCAGACGGACGATTCCAGCCGCATCCGCAGCACAGATGCCCTCGCCAAGATAGCGGGTAATCGATTCAACCCAGGAAGTGGACGGTTCTGAATCGTTCACAGGACGATTCCGGGGGATGAAAGCCGCAACATGGGGAATGGGTGGATGAAATCTGGGATTGGGAGGAAACTCCCCCCAATCCCTCACCAACCTGGGAGGGGACCGCCGCGAATACTGCCCTGTCCTTGGGTCGTCGGTAGTCGAACCACCGATTCGCGGAACGATATCCCCCCACTCCATCGCACCGGTGGACGGTTTGCAGGCCTGGCATCAGCCAGCCAGCACGAGATTCAAATCTTGCAACAACGATTGCGGATCGAGCGGTTTGCGATACCAGCGATCAATTGGCGTCATCGCCAACGACGGCTGGAAGCGTTCGCGATCGTGCCCGGTCATGGCACAAATTTTGACGCGATTCCAATCGGGGTGCTGCCGAATGGCTCGAATGGTACTCGGACCATCATATCGCGGCAGAATCATATCGATTAGCACCACATCGGGCTGTCCGACCCGCTTGAGGCACTCCAGCGCATCTTGCCCATCTCTCGCAGTCAGCACATCGAACCCGGCGAGCCGAAGAAAGCCCGCCAGCAGTTCGCGCTCGTTGGAATCATCTTCCACAATCAGCGCCCGAGTTGGCTTGGTATGGGCCGCCTGGGATGGAACGGGCGTTGGCCGCTGATCGAGGCTATCCCGCATGGCACGCAATTCGAATTCGAGCCGATCCAGGGTATCTCGCGTCGAATCGTATTGACCGATTTCGATTTGTTTTCGCAACAGTGCCAGTCCCACGGTCGTGGCATTGAGTCGGTTGCGGAGATCGTGACGGAGTTCACGATCCATCGCCAGTTCCGCACGTTGGGCGGCGATTTCGGTTGCAATCCGTTGAGCAATCGCGGGTTGCTGCAACACTTCTTCTCGGAAAACCGCCACATCCGGAGGGGCATCAATCCCGATTCGAACCACGCCCGGCTTGATTGCGACAATCTGAATCGACGTGTTGATAATGGGCAGCACGAGGCGCTGATTCGGTCGTCGTGACAGCACTAACATGAGTATCGCTTCCTGTTCGCCCCATGTTGAAGGCAAGCACGGAGGTGTGAGCGGGCTATTTCGAACGCCGGTTTGCAGTTGCTCGATGATCGACCCGAACTCACCCCCTTCACCTCAAGTTTCGGGTGAAGTCGGGAATCCGTTGCCACGAGATTTTGCCGATCGCTTTGATCCATTTCTACATTCAAGGTTACTCGGTTTCCTCCCTGATTCAAGCAAAAATCCGCTTATGGGATCGATTTGGGACCAGGCATTCCCCCCTATTCCCCCGATGATTCGACTTCCGAACCAGTCAACAGCAACAATCGCCAATACTTCTGAGCATCGAAATCGCCTGCATTGTGGCGGTGGTGGTCAATTCGTGTCGTGATCGCTACGTTACCGGCAGCGGCAGGATTGGCCACCGCCCACGCACCCGCCTGCGGCGTTGTCAAGGATCGAGCGAATGACGCGATTCATCTGCATTCATGGGCACTTTTATCAACCGCCTCGGGAAAATCCCTGGTTGGATGAGATTGAACTCCAAGACTCGGCCCATCCGTTCCATGATTGGAACGAGCGCATTTCCACGGAATGCTATGCCCCGAATGCGGTTGCGCGGATTCTCAATCCGGCTGGCAAGATTGTCCAGTTGAGCAACAACTACTCAAAAATTAGCTTCAATTTCGGACCAACGCTGCTGTCCTGGATGGAACAGCACGCGCCGGATGTCTACGCGGCGATTCTCGAAGCCGATCGATTGAGCATCGAACGATTCGGCGGCCATGGCTCCGCAATGGCGCAAGTGTATAATCACATGATTATGCCGCTTGCCAATCGCCGCGACAAAATCACGCAGATCGTCTGGGGCATTCGCGATTTCGAGCATCGCTTTGGCCGCATGCCGGAAGGGATGTGGCTGGCCGAAACCGCCGTCGATCTGGAGACGCTCGATCTGCTGGCCGAACATGGCATCCGCTTCACGGTATTATCTCCGTATCAGGCTCATTGCATTCGACCGCTGGCCGGAGTCGCCCCGCTCGCCGGTCCATCGGCGGAAGATCCAGACCGAACCACGGGTGCCCTTCCCATTGACCTGATGTGGCGCGAAGTGACCGGGGCGCGAATCGATCCCAAGGAACCGTATCTGCAACGGCTCCCCTCGGGTCGCACGATTGCGATTTTCTTCTACGATGCGCCAGTGTCGCAAGCGGTTGCCTTTGAACGACTTCTGGCCAAAGGCGAATACCTCGTTCAACGTCTGATGGGGGCATTTTTGCCGGATCGGGCCGCGCCGCAACTGGTGCATATCGCCACCGACGGAGAATCCTACGGGCACCACTCCGCGCATGGCGATATGGCGCTGGCCTATGCGCTGCATTCGATCGAGACACAAGGCGTGGCCCAACTGACGAATTATGGCCAATATCTGGAGATGTTCCCACCCACGATGGAAGTGGACATTCTCGAACGAACCGCCTGGAGTTGTGCCCATGGCGTGGACCGTTGGCGGGCCGATTGCGGCTGCAATTCGGGGCGTCCGGTCTGGCGGCAGCAGTGGCGAGGGCCGTTGCGAGCGGCATTGGATGGGCTGCGCGATCATGTCGGGGCCGCGTTTGAGCGCGAGGCGGGAAAGATTCTGCGCGATCCATGGGCCGCGCGCGATGATGCCATTTCGCTGCGATTGCTCGGCACGCCGGAAGAACGTGCGGCATTTGTTCAACGACATGCCCGCAGCGGATGGACCAGCCACGACCGCGTGCGAGTCATGCAATGGATGGAACTCCAACGCAATGCCCTGCTCATGTATACCTCGTGCGGCTGGTTCTTCGACGATATTTCCGGCATCGAAACGGTGCAGATTCTCATGTACGCCGGTCGCGTGCTGCAACTCGCCCGGGAACTCGGCGTCGCCGACTACGAACCGACATTTCTGCAACAGCTGGAGTTGGCCCCTAGCAATGTCCCCGAACATCGCAATGGCCGAGTGGTGTACGAAAAATTCGTCGCCACCGCGCCGCTGACCTGGGAGAAAATCGCGGCCCACTATGCAATCTCGTCGCTATTTGAAGAGTACGGCCCAGTCACGCAGTTGTTCGGGTATCTCGCGGAAATCGCCGACTACGAATCACTCGAAGTCGGAAAAGTCCGATTGGTTCTAGGTCGGGTGCGACTGACCGAGGAAACCACGGCGGAATGCGCACAATTGATGTTCGGCGTGTTGTACTTTGGCGATCATAATTTGAACTGCGGCGTGAAACTC
This DNA window, taken from Tuwongella immobilis, encodes the following:
- the kaiC gene encoding circadian clock protein KaiC — encoded protein: MEKIATGISGFDLISEGGLPRGRATLISGTAGSAKTVFACQFLAEGILRHQQPGVFITFEESPHDVRMNMQGFGWEIEAWEQSQQWLFVDASPAVDDEPIESGDYDLGGLLSRIEYAVTRIGAKRVAIDSLSGIFAQFHNPQMIRQALFRVIHTFKALGVTTVITSERVEENGSLSRYGIEEFVADNVVLLRNVLEMEKRRRTIEILKLRGTSHQKGEFPFTITSNNGIIVLPLSAMELRQRSSNARLSSGSPEIDLMCGGGFYRDSIILVSGPTGTGKTLLTSHFVTGGVEAGDRCLLFAFEESRDQLFRNAAGWGMDFEAMERRGLLKIICLYPEARTLEDHLIELKTEIERYRPQRVAVDSLTALERVSTSKTFREFVIGVTAFVKQQEIVGMFTATTASLLGGTSVTESHISTITDSIILLRYVEVFGEMRRGLTVLKMRGSMHDKDIRELTIDHRGMHIGKPFRNVTGILAGTFAHVGPPPEIERIQGMFREDDTNGPTGTTVG
- a CDS encoding circadian clock KaiB family protein, whose product is MSKYLLKLYVTGQSPRSHRAIANLKRICESTALPDYTIEIIDVLERPQVAELERILATPTLIKELPQPIRRIIGDLSDVEQVLLGLDLKPLDDSQSPSG
- a CDS encoding PAS domain-containing protein; protein product: MNDSEPSTSWVESITRYLGEGICAADAAGIVRLVNPAAEALLDLSNQQLLGKPLVDCFPFQIVDSQSPITLRELVAETLSRQSVRRGSNGFLTPRNGWPIPVGYCCSPLLEQGISAGLVIVVYDLRPIRRAERAEQTARSNELMVQQLRLELDQLTELATAPGRVMASREPVEADRRSESVAELAELRLAYAAMVDRALEQQSFRVSHRVSESLRELAERLGQLHAGPRDVIELHAAVLELKRPILTVVRMKAFVEESRFVLLELMGNMVSYYRRQMQSPRPSTAYSQARDAQAPRDKPLLPSPSQSVGTDWNRTRESADE
- a CDS encoding response regulator, with translation MLVLSRRPNQRLVLPIINTSIQIVAIKPGVVRIGIDAPPDVAVFREEVLQQPAIAQRIATEIAAQRAELAMDRELRHDLRNRLNATTVGLALLRKQIEIGQYDSTRDTLDRLEFELRAMRDSLDQRPTPVPSQAAHTKPTRALIVEDDSNERELLAGFLRLAGFDVLTARDGQDALECLKRVGQPDVVLIDMILPRYDGPSTIRAIRQHPDWNRVKICAMTGHDRERFQPSLAMTPIDRWYRKPLDPQSLLQDLNLVLAG
- a CDS encoding DUF3536 domain-containing protein codes for the protein MTRFICIHGHFYQPPRENPWLDEIELQDSAHPFHDWNERISTECYAPNAVARILNPAGKIVQLSNNYSKISFNFGPTLLSWMEQHAPDVYAAILEADRLSIERFGGHGSAMAQVYNHMIMPLANRRDKITQIVWGIRDFEHRFGRMPEGMWLAETAVDLETLDLLAEHGIRFTVLSPYQAHCIRPLAGVAPLAGPSAEDPDRTTGALPIDLMWREVTGARIDPKEPYLQRLPSGRTIAIFFYDAPVSQAVAFERLLAKGEYLVQRLMGAFLPDRAAPQLVHIATDGESYGHHSAHGDMALAYALHSIETQGVAQLTNYGQYLEMFPPTMEVDILERTAWSCAHGVDRWRADCGCNSGRPVWRQQWRGPLRAALDGLRDHVGAAFEREAGKILRDPWAARDDAISLRLLGTPEERAAFVQRHARSGWTSHDRVRVMQWMELQRNALLMYTSCGWFFDDISGIETVQILMYAGRVLQLARELGVADYEPTFLQQLELAPSNVPEHRNGRVVYEKFVATAPLTWEKIAAHYAISSLFEEYGPVTQLFGYLAEIADYESLEVGKVRLVLGRVRLTEETTAECAQLMFGVLYFGDHNLNCGVKLDPGDAAYQRIRQQLGECWSRLDYPQIIRLMDREFGQAAYSLASLFRDEQRHVLRRLLKANLAETEATYARIVHEHQPLMRFLQQLNAPLPRAFMLAAEHWLHSNLRQAMDHESPDFDTIQALIRDAVQWGIHLEQAELAYRFGKLLARVAEHWHADPTAVDRMQLLGRGVSLARSLPFVVDLWKVQNLVFRKIQSLFPRIALQAAGHRESAQQWVQEFTQLAERLNLDIEFAREIGGIAR